The genomic region TTATATTGGTTTGTAGCATATGTTGCATCAACTGAAACGGCATCACAAAAAATACTATAGTTTTTTCTGCTTATAGCATCAGCCCAAAAAACATGCATTAGCCTTCCTTGTTCATCcacctcaaacttataaaaaaaggCTGAATTCACTTCTTTCTTTCGCTCAAGTTGAGCCACAAACATCTGTGCATCCGCATCCTTGATTTTTGACCTAAGGTCACGGTAATAGTTTTGAAGGTCCCTCAGTGTGCAACCAACATTCTCAAAACCCCCATCACTGACATGAAGTAATCTATATGCAAGGGACGTGCCAATGCTAGCTTTATGGCAATTGAATAAAGTATTCTTTGCCCTCTCGGAAACATGACGGTTTGATCTAAGAAAATGCCGATGAGGGGGTGATACAAGACCATGGTTGTGCTGGTCGACCATCCTAGTAATCTTGAACCTTTTGTCTTTACCAAGGCTAACATAAATATGTGTGTCACAACCACACCTTTTTTCACTCACTTTATGAgtcttctttctctttttctctgAGGGGTCGATAACTTTTTCATCTTTTGGTACATTGTATCCTTCTCTTGCACAATAATAATACTTGCCTACTATCTCTGAATCCTTCTTCTTATGCTGCCCAACACGAACTGAGAAACCAACATCATGCGCATAGTCCTTGTAAAACTTCTCCACATCAGCAAGATTATCAAATATCATTCCCACCGTTGGCTTCAAATTTTCCTTAACATTGGAAGATGATTTTATCGGAGTTTCTGCAACGTTGCAATGAAGAAAAGCTCCATCAGATGGGCCACTGAGATCCACACCATTTGCAACCAACACACCCACGACGGCGCCATCCCCCTTCACGACAGTTGCTGACGCTTGGGCGACCACGAATTGGCTAGCCTCTTCCACCATTTTACCCACTTATAAAACAATTAAACCTGACGCATGAACCTCTTCTTCAACCTCAGACCAGGACCACCGATAGGGTGGTGCGGTGGACTCGGAGGCGCGGGTCAGACGCGTCGAAGATGGAGGGCGTCACGTCGCGGGTCTGCCGAGGCTGGCGCGCGTTGGCGCCGGTCGGCCCGTGCTAGGGCGTCACGCCTCAGCTGAGCACAAAGGGCGTCGTGGACTCGTGGGTAACTATAGGTCAGAGCGCGGCAACGCAGGTCGGCCAATGATGGAGGCGCGACGCAGATCGGCCAGCCTGGCGCAACGTCGGATGACGTACGCGACAAGCGATCGGGAGGGAGGGTGCGGGAGCCCTGAAGCTTTTGAAGGAAGGAACGGTCGGCAGGAGGACGCGAATCGTAACTAAGTTTCAGATGCGGGCGTCTTTTCGCAAATTTGCTTCGAGAAGTGACCGCAGCCACAGGATCAAGATCTAAAGGCACTCGTTCATAGTTTCCATGGTTTGCACGCTTTTTAGGTTTGCAACGGATACGTTGCCTATTAATAATATTCTTTTTTCTAAAAAAAGCCATAATCAAAttaaagctacaaaaaagtcgtagtCAATAAGCTGCATGCTTTCCACACATGACTCAGTCGTCTTGTGCGTGTCATGGTTCATGTGCCCACGACCTTGCACCACCCGAGTGGAAATCAATTTCTCTAATTTATTGGTTGCCAAATTGCTCATTTTATCCGGACACGAACGCCTAAAAGCCTTTCGAATACCACCTCTAAATTTGATTAAACATAAAAAAACGTTTGACAGAATTATTCGGTGAACGAGGCGGCGTCCATTCTGCGGCGCGGACGATTCATCGTCGCCAACATACTGTACAGAGATATTTCGATTTCTTCAATTTTTTTAATCAGAGAGAGGGAAGAACGAGAGCGACAGAAGCAGAGAGCGTGTCGATAAAAAGGCGTAAAAGCCATCGCCACTCTTTCCCCATCCCACGCTGCCCTCGGCGCTGCGCCTGGCCCCGGCACCTACCTCCCCCCTCCCCACCTCGCCGCCGGCGGGTGGAGTCGGGCTGGAGCAGCCGCTCTCCTCTGTTACCCCCTAACCCCctataaagaaaaagaaaaaaacagagagagagcgagcgacCGGCGGCTCGGCAGCCATGGGGCACGGCGTCAGCTGCGCCCGCACCGGTGACGAGCACGACTACTTCCGCGCGGCGCAGGTCGGGGACCTCGAGGCCCTGGAAGCGCTCCTCGACGCTGACCCCTCCCTTGCCCGCCGCGCCACGCTCTACGACCGCCTCTCCGCGCTCCACATCGCCGCCGCGAATGGCCGCCTCGAGgtccctccgccgccgccgcctctcttCAGCTGCGCTCCTCATCCTCGGGACCTGAGCCAGCCGACCACCTCGCTCACCTCCCTCCGTCTCCTTCCTGCAGGTGCTGTCAATGGTCTTGGATCACGGGGTGCCGCCGGACGTGGTGAATCGGCACAAGCAGGTGCTGGATCCCGTCCCATCGAcgcttttttttctttctttcttcctTTCTTTCCGCCCTTTGCCGCTCGCAAGGATCTCTCGTGGGCTACCAGCTTCAAAAATCTCACCTATTTTTTTTCTTACCCTCTTCAATCAAATCAACAAGGTAAAAAATCTCATCTCTCTACCGGCTTGCTATGCTTGTTTTTCTCTGTCCAGACGCCGCTGATGCTCGCGGCGATGCACGGCAAGACCGACTGCGTGCTGAAGCTCCTGCAGGCCGGCGCCAATGTGAGCGGAAATctcctcctcctcttcttcttccgagcGAGTACGAGTGACCAGCTACAAACAACTAACCGCTTCGCTGTCCGATCTGTGCCTGCCAGATCCTCATGTTCGACTCCCAGCACGGGCGGACCTGCCTGCACCACGCGTCCTACTTCGGCCACGTCGGCTGCCTGCAGGCCATCCTCACGGCGGCGCGGACCACGCCGGTGGCCAACTCATGGTGAGCGTGATACCTTCACTTCACTTTCGGGCCCTACCTACCTCGCGTGCCCTGCCGTCCGTCCCCTCGCCCCCCCGGCGACGACTCACTCGCTGCTGTGCAAGCCTGGCAGGGGTTTCGCTCGGTTCGTCAACGTGAGAGACGACCACGGCGCCACGCCGCTCCACCTCGCCGCCAGGCAGGGCCGCCCCGGCTGCGTGCAGGCGCTGCTGGAGAACGGTGCCATCGTCTCCGCTTTGACCGGCTCATACGGGTACGGTAGTAAAGTCTCCTGCTCCTCTTGGCTGCAGCTGCTCACCTGTACTGTACGCCGCTGCAGGTTTCCTGGTAGCACGTCGCTGCACCTCGCCGCTCGCAGCGGGAGCCTGGATTGCACCCGGAAGCTGCTCGCCTGGGGAGCGGATCGTCTCCGGAGGGATTCAGCAGGGTGAGCACCACATCTCTGTCTCTGCAGATCTTATTTCAGTGTACTCTACTCTACATGCCAAAGATTACATGTGGTGGGTGTGGGTCTGAGAAAACACGCGAACAATATGGGTCCCACGTTGAGCAATCCGTCATCAACCACTCGATGGATGATGGATCGTATTCTTCCCCACTAGATCTCATGGCGAATGGGACGTGTGTTGGCAGGAGGATCCCTTACGCCGTGGCGCTGAAGCGCAACCACGAGGCGTGCGCGGCGCTGCTGAACCCGTCGGCGGCGGAGCCCATGGTGTGGCCGTCCCCGTTCAAGTTCATCAgcgagctggagccggaggccaAGGCGCTCCTTGAAGCGGCGCTGACGGAAGCCAACagggagagggaggagaagatCCTCAGGGGCACCAAGCACTCTCCGCATCCTCCCACCTGGGACCACGcgagcgacgccgccgacgccgaCGCCATCGACGACGCGTCCTCAGATGTATGCTTTGTGACCGCTGACAAATGTGGGACCTGATGCATCATCGCCCATTTTGCGCTCACTTGACTGTTCACTCACAGGCCAGCGCCAGCGACGCGGAGCTGTGCTGCATCTGCTTCGACCAGGCGTGCACGATGGAGGTGCAGGACTGCGGGCACCAGATGTGCGCGCCGTGCACGCTCGCGCTGTGCTGCCACAGCAAGCCCGACCCGGTGACGCTAGCGCTGCCGTCGCCAGCCTGCCCGTTCTGCCGCGGCAGCATCTCGCGGCTGCTGCTGGTGGCCCGGGCAAGCAGCGACGACGCAGACACCGAGAAGTCGGCGGCAGCGGCTGCGGCAGCGGCTGCCTCCTCCCCGCAGCTCGTCCGGCGGCGGTCCCGGCGGTCGCACAACCTcagcgacggcggcagcagcagcttcAAGGGGCTGTCGTCCGCCGTGGCCGGTTCCTTCTCCAAGATCGGGCGCGGGTCGAGCCGGACGATGGCCGACAGCGACGGCTGCGGCGTGGACAAGCCCGAGCACGACCCGTGATCGGCATTGGATCCTGCGCATGTGGAGCCGAGCGCGGGGCCATTTGCGGACATCCAATCGAATCCAAGCCAAGCGTGACTGCTTGCTGCGAAAATAACCgcatccttttcttcttcttctccccatGTCCCTGTCTGTCAATCCTATTCTTGGGCGTGCCAGGATTTGTTCACCTGGCCATTGCCGTATTCCATTGTCACCGACCGGCTATAGTATATAGTACTAGATTCCATTTCCATTCCTTCGTGCCCACGCAGCTGTGGTATGGTTCCAATGGTTGAGCCGAGTTTGAGTCACAGACATGTAAAACACCATCGGTGGTGTGTGTGTGTAAAAGCTGTCGGCCTGGAGAGAGCTGTGGTGAACTGTGGCTCCGTTCATGGCATCGCAGTATCGCACAGTCGTGAACTGTATGTGGCTGCCAGTGACGGCGACGGAGCTGGCTTGCTGTAACGATGGCCTGCCACGGCCACGGGATGTGACCTCTTGCCACGGCGTGTGATGTTTGTTGCAACGATGCACTGCACTGGCACTGGCACTGCAGCGCAATGGATGATGGATTCAAGTCAGGTTCGGCCTGGCCGACCTGTCGCCTGCTGCCACTGCCATGGCGTCCGTCCCCAACCCTTGCGCTCCATACCCATAGGCAGGGCTCGGGAGATAGCGGGCACAGTGGTCCTCCTCGTCCCTGGTCCGGTGGTGAATCTGTCGCTCTTGCTCTGGGGCTCTGCGCCGCTGCCGCCTGCCGTGCCCGGAGGAAGGCCCTGCAACGTGCACCGCGGGGGCGCTCTAGCTGCTGCGGCCTCACCGTCTCCGGTTCACAGGCAGGACTCCGTGACCTCCCTGCCGGCCTGGAGGGGCCACGGCCGTCCGGCTGTGCTGTGGTGCCACCTGCCGAGGAGCGGCGGTCGTCACACTCTGCCAGAGAGGCGCTCAGAGCAGTGATTACTCTGTCTGCAGCAGGTCCGGTAAAACAAAGGATATGTACGGTAAAACAACTCGATTTGAAGTTTGAAAAGGGATGTGGAATTCGTTCTTGTTGCAGTTCACACACGCAGCCGAGTTTCGCGAAGACGACGACTGCAAGCAAGGGACcaaaaaaaaaaaaggaaaacgcAGGGCGTACGTCGTCTGGTTTGACTAGCTAGGGGGGCAAGCGTTTTGTCATGGACGCGTTTCCAGTCCGAGATGGCGTGTCATTGACCAAGTGCCGCAGCTGCAGCGGCGGCCAGGCCAGCCCCCGTGTGGCCGGGAAGATATTTTGCCAGCCTGTGGTGGTTTATGCGCGGTAGTTGTACGCGCTCTAACTCTAGTCTAACCTAATCTGTCTAACTAATCAAAATATCTAGGCACACCGCACACTTGATCGTCTGATATAATACAAATGCCGCTGCCACCTCACAGTCACGGTACCGGTGTCTCTGTCAAGCTTCTAGCTAATCTGGTGGTTCAAGTTGTTAGTTAGAACCGGTGCTTTGGGTTAGAAAGGAAGAAGACCAATCTCGGCCCCAGTCTGCAGCTTTGACAGAGCCACAGTTTACCTGCAAAGACTAGTCTACAATAAAAACTCTTGATTCTTCCGAAATTCCACGAGCTGTTGGAGACTTTGTAGCCCCTGCTTGTGTGTATATACACACACAAATCCCCAGCCATTGACTCAGGTGGTGAAAACGAAACGAAAATGACGGTTTCACTTGGGAAGGAAATCAGAACAACGGTCCTGGCAtaattttttttttcaaaataaaaaaaataaacggTCTTGGGCATGGGCATGCGTGCCTACAGGCCAGCTGCTGACCTGTTCAGGGTCACCCTGGTAGGCACCAGCTGCTCACCTGCCAGAAACATCATCGCCACGACATACACACACCGATACATCAAGCGTCTAATAGGTATACAAAGCGCAACACCAAATATGTAATCATATCTTATGTACAAGCGTGCAAGTGAGATACTTTATTTGTTAGATTATGATCCAACTATAGTTGACAGTTAACAATTAAACTCTTTCACCATAAGCTCATATAGATTTATAGATAACCCCCTAACAAACCACGATTATATCTACGGAGTAGGAACTTCGCTTGCTAGTAAGGTCTGATTGCATATTAGTTGTTTCCATGATACAGTTATTAGGGGTGAAAACGAAAAGGTAATTTTCGGATACCAGAAATCGTTTTCGCAGTTTTACCGAAATTTAGGTCTAAACGAAAACATGAACGGTTACCGAAAATACGGAAACGGAATCGGTAGAAAAAATCAAAGTCGGAAACGGTTTGGGCCTCTTCTGACTATTTTCGAAAATTAACATTTTTATTCGGTATTTTACTGTCGGTAATAAGTTATTTTTTCAGAAACATATTAAATATGAACTGACCTTTATAAATTCATCTTagcttagaaaaatatgaaactaatttATTATTTTCTTAAAATCAAGATCTATCTAATGGTATATAGTTTAGAATCGTTTGAAACTTTTATAAATCTTATTTATGTTTTCTTACCTGTTATTATTGTTGATACATATATTCATAATTTGCACGAGAACTTAAGAAGGACCAACATGACACTAATTATATTGACTATGCCAAGTAATAGGAGTACAAATAGAATGTAAGTGTCATACCATTATACACATCTTCATTCTACTTTActtaaatacataataataattttATTATTGTATACTTCTTACCTTATATATTTAATGTGACATCATACCTTATACATTATTACTAATTTTATATGAATGTATGACttatgtgaatttttgaagtcaatTGAAGGTACATGTTACATTTTTTATCAATCGAATTTTAGATTCGAATCGTAACCGGTGTAATTTTTGtaccgaactttcgtttccgaaTTACCGATGTCGTTTTCGTTTCCAGAGTTACCGTTTTTGATCTCATTTTTTGAGAAAAAAAATGAAAACAAAAATAATTTTAGTGTTTACCTATCGTTTCCGACCATTTTCATCCAGTTATGAATTATGGTTGCCATACATACCTACCCGTGA from Zea mays cultivar B73 chromosome 6, Zm-B73-REFERENCE-NAM-5.0, whole genome shotgun sequence harbors:
- the LOC100501573 gene encoding E3 ubiquitin-protein ligase XB3, yielding MGHGVSCARTGDEHDYFRAAQVGDLEALEALLDADPSLARRATLYDRLSALHIAAANGRLEVLSMVLDHGVPPDVVNRHKQTPLMLAAMHGKTDCVLKLLQAGANILMFDSQHGRTCLHHASYFGHVGCLQAILTAARTTPVANSWGFARFVNVRDDHGATPLHLAARQGRPGCVQALLENGAIVSALTGSYGFPGSTSLHLAARSGSLDCTRKLLAWGADRLRRDSAGRIPYAVALKRNHEACAALLNPSAAEPMVWPSPFKFISELEPEAKALLEAALTEANREREEKILRGTKHSPHPPTWDHASDAADADAIDDASSDASASDAELCCICFDQACTMEVQDCGHQMCAPCTLALCCHSKPDPVTLALPSPACPFCRGSISRLLLVARASSDDADTEKSAAAAAAAAASSPQLVRRRSRRSHNLSDGGSSSFKGLSSAVAGSFSKIGRGSSRTMADSDGCGVDKPEHDP